From Longimicrobium sp., the proteins below share one genomic window:
- a CDS encoding CoA transferase: MMSDVALRPLDGVRVVTLAVNLPGPLACARLHALGAAVTKVEPPSGDPLAGFAPAWYRELADGQRTVTLDLKEPDARQELDTLLADTDLLVTATRPAALERLGLGWEMLRARHPRLCHLAITGYAPPDDDRPGHDLTYAAAAGLVTPPELPRTLMADLAAAERAVGTALALLLARGQDGAGRQATVALASVAGELAAPLRHGLTTPGGVLGGGLPLYGLYRAKDGWIAIAALEPRFVQRLAAELYVALDRPSLEPVFARRTAAEWEAWARARDLPIAAVEVEAVP, from the coding sequence ATGATGAGCGACGTGGCGCTTCGGCCGCTGGACGGCGTGCGCGTGGTGACACTGGCGGTGAACCTGCCGGGCCCGCTGGCGTGCGCGCGCCTGCACGCCCTGGGCGCGGCGGTGACGAAGGTGGAGCCGCCCTCCGGCGATCCGCTCGCCGGCTTCGCCCCCGCGTGGTACCGCGAGCTGGCGGACGGCCAGCGGACCGTCACGCTCGACCTGAAGGAGCCGGACGCGCGCCAGGAGCTCGACACGCTGCTCGCGGACACGGACCTGCTCGTCACTGCGACGCGGCCGGCGGCGCTGGAGCGGCTGGGGCTGGGATGGGAGATGCTGCGCGCGCGCCACCCGCGGCTCTGCCACCTCGCCATCACCGGCTACGCGCCGCCGGACGACGATCGCCCCGGCCACGACCTGACCTACGCCGCCGCCGCGGGCCTCGTTACCCCGCCGGAGCTGCCGCGCACGCTGATGGCCGACCTCGCCGCCGCCGAGCGCGCGGTCGGCACCGCCCTCGCGCTCCTGCTCGCGCGCGGCCAGGACGGCGCCGGGCGGCAGGCCACGGTGGCGCTCGCGTCGGTCGCCGGGGAGCTCGCGGCGCCGCTGCGGCACGGCCTCACCACACCCGGCGGCGTGCTGGGCGGCGGCTTGCCGCTGTATGGCCTCTACCGCGCGAAGGACGGCTGGATCGCCATCGCCGCGCTGGAGCCGCGGTTCGTGCAGCGGCTGGCGGCCGAGCTGTACGTCGCCCTCGACCGCCCCTCGCTCGAGCCCGTCTTCGCGCGCCGCACCGCCGCCGAATGGGAGGCCTGGGCCCGCGCCCGCGACCTCCCCATCGCCGCCGTGGAAGTGGAAGCTGTCCCCTGA
- a CDS encoding MerR family transcriptional regulator, with protein MSSKENGREPRHPIRVVSERTGLSPDVLRAWEKRYGAVAPPRREGAGQRLYSDADVERLRLLRRATAAGRSIGHVAALSDRELEQLVREDEAQRAVPSAAAPQQGGGAAAAHVRIAMAAAREMDGPALEAALRRALVLGGAETFIDDVAPPFLRAVGDAWEDGSLTVAHEHLASAVMRRVLGIVAEAGPAAGAAPVVVVATPAGQVHELGAMLAAASAMSAGWRVVYLGADLPADEVARAARETGAEAVALSIVLGDGRAAADEVRALRRALPPHVPVIAGGAGARAVASSIGEAGLRVLPDFAEFRRVLTAMAVRGNNRAK; from the coding sequence ATGTCCAGCAAGGAGAACGGCCGCGAGCCGCGGCACCCCATCCGGGTGGTGAGCGAGCGCACGGGGCTCAGCCCCGACGTGCTGCGCGCGTGGGAGAAGCGCTACGGCGCCGTGGCCCCGCCACGCCGCGAGGGCGCCGGACAGCGCCTGTACTCCGACGCCGACGTGGAGCGGCTGCGGCTGCTGCGCCGCGCCACCGCGGCGGGGCGCAGCATCGGGCACGTGGCGGCGCTGAGCGACAGGGAGCTGGAGCAGCTGGTGCGCGAGGACGAGGCGCAGCGCGCCGTGCCCTCCGCCGCCGCGCCGCAGCAGGGCGGCGGGGCGGCGGCGGCGCACGTGCGCATCGCCATGGCGGCGGCGCGGGAGATGGACGGGCCCGCGCTGGAGGCCGCCCTCCGCCGCGCGCTGGTGCTGGGGGGCGCGGAGACGTTCATCGACGACGTGGCGCCGCCCTTCCTGCGCGCCGTGGGCGACGCGTGGGAGGACGGCTCGCTCACCGTGGCGCACGAGCACCTGGCCAGCGCCGTGATGCGCCGCGTGCTGGGGATCGTGGCCGAGGCGGGGCCGGCGGCGGGCGCGGCGCCGGTCGTCGTCGTCGCGACGCCCGCGGGGCAGGTGCACGAGCTGGGCGCCATGCTCGCCGCCGCGTCGGCGATGTCGGCGGGGTGGCGGGTGGTGTACCTGGGCGCCGACCTCCCCGCGGACGAGGTGGCGCGCGCGGCGCGGGAGACGGGCGCCGAGGCGGTCGCGCTCAGCATCGTCCTGGGCGACGGCAGGGCGGCCGCGGACGAGGTGCGCGCCCTCCGCCGCGCGCTCCCGCCGCACGTGCCGGTGATCGCAGGCGGTGCGGGCGCGCGCGCCGTGGCCTCGTCGATCGGCGAGGCGGGCCTCCGCGTCCTCCCCGACTTCGCCGAGTTCCGCCGCGTGCTCACTGCCATGGCCGTGCGCGGGAACAACCGCGCGAAGTAA
- a CDS encoding C1 family peptidase codes for MIGSPAVAPYPVQLFPKPKGLLTRLSSVIDLARSPDLRRATGVPELYSKLAESQAAGELSANAIGNLAANSMTTVEELLGLEHVDRRLGTSFIDELQLPRSAIRSLREAFSQTAFGGDELTEWNRFDQYTYALGFDLRDSPEPPVAGDEMDASSTGTPPADGHELGAPATATLPPEAVILITPCLSGVRDQQDRGTCTAFASVACLEHHLCRTAKATLRLSEQFQYWNMVEHTGKHSLVASFPALKEDGVCSAATWPYWGKEIPGNDGQGPPPPSAKAEAAAWKCQEVLQLPARSVERIKQALRDDHLVSVGFPVYRSWYEHPVVRKYGNITLPFPGEVPESAGHAVALVGFADDAEFAGGGYFIVRNSWDHVWGTNSVFGVGHGTLPYAYVERFNWDAWCITR; via the coding sequence GTGATCGGTTCGCCCGCCGTCGCACCGTATCCTGTGCAGCTGTTCCCAAAGCCCAAAGGCCTGCTCACCCGGCTCAGCTCGGTTATCGATCTCGCCAGATCTCCGGACCTCCGCCGCGCTACCGGCGTGCCCGAGCTGTACAGCAAGCTTGCCGAGTCCCAGGCGGCTGGTGAGCTCTCGGCGAACGCCATCGGCAACCTGGCCGCCAACTCGATGACGACCGTAGAGGAGTTGCTGGGACTGGAGCACGTAGACCGTCGGCTCGGCACGTCCTTCATCGATGAGCTGCAGCTTCCGCGGTCGGCGATCCGGTCGCTCCGCGAGGCATTTTCGCAGACGGCGTTCGGCGGCGACGAGCTGACCGAGTGGAACCGGTTCGATCAGTATACCTACGCGCTCGGCTTTGACTTGCGCGATTCTCCCGAGCCACCGGTTGCCGGGGACGAGATGGACGCGTCGTCGACCGGCACACCGCCGGCCGACGGGCACGAACTCGGCGCGCCAGCGACCGCCACGCTTCCGCCCGAAGCCGTCATTTTGATCACGCCGTGCCTTTCGGGTGTACGCGACCAGCAAGACCGGGGTACGTGCACCGCCTTCGCATCGGTCGCATGCCTCGAGCACCATCTCTGCCGCACGGCCAAAGCCACGCTTCGGCTTTCGGAGCAGTTTCAGTACTGGAACATGGTGGAGCACACCGGGAAGCACAGCTTGGTCGCGAGCTTCCCCGCGCTGAAAGAGGACGGTGTGTGCAGCGCCGCGACTTGGCCGTACTGGGGAAAGGAGATCCCGGGCAACGACGGCCAGGGCCCGCCTCCTCCCTCGGCCAAAGCCGAAGCTGCGGCCTGGAAGTGCCAGGAAGTACTGCAGCTCCCCGCGCGCTCGGTGGAACGCATCAAACAGGCGCTCCGCGACGACCATCTAGTGTCCGTCGGGTTCCCCGTCTACCGCAGTTGGTACGAGCATCCGGTGGTTCGGAAGTACGGCAACATCACCCTGCCGTTTCCCGGCGAAGTGCCCGAGTCGGCAGGACACGCCGTCGCACTGGTGGGGTTCGCCGATGACGCTGAGTTCGCCGGTGGCGGGTATTTCATCGTGCGGAACAGCTGGGATCACGTCTGGGGCACCAACAGCGTGTTCGGTGTGGGCCACGGGACGCTCCCGTACGCGTACGTCGAACGCTTCAACTGGGATGCATGGTGCATTACCCGTTGA
- a CDS encoding serine hydrolase domain-containing protein: MRAPAVRRAAAALILLAAATPSAAQRTRGGAYVPGAGEDWQRRPPAQVGMDSARLQAAVAFHREHESKLPRDLVQAHFQTFGREPFGDPVGPFKPRGEPTGIVLRHGYIVAEWGDPRRVDMTFSVTKSFLSTVVGLAYDRRMIRSLDDPVAAYMAPVIPYDPAGAAARPVTGRLAGGDVLEPFETPHNRRLTWDHMLRQVSDWEGTLWGKPEWADRPSGEPSTWATRARREPGTAYEYNDVRVNALALAALQVWRRPLPQVLREMVMEPIGASSTWRWTGYDNSWVVMDGEAVQSVSGGGHWGGGMFISARDMARFGLLTLRRGRWGDRQILSDEWVRRALTPTQAQPTYGVMNWFLNTDRKLLASAPASAFVHLGNGTNAIYVDPEHDLVVVVRWIENDQLDGFVQRVLASITDPR, from the coding sequence ATGCGAGCACCCGCGGTCCGCCGCGCCGCCGCCGCGCTCATCCTGCTGGCCGCCGCCACGCCCTCCGCCGCGCAGCGCACGCGCGGTGGCGCCTATGTTCCGGGCGCGGGCGAGGACTGGCAGCGCCGCCCGCCCGCGCAGGTGGGAATGGACTCGGCCCGGCTGCAGGCGGCCGTCGCCTTCCACCGCGAGCACGAGTCGAAGCTCCCGCGCGACCTGGTGCAGGCGCACTTCCAGACCTTCGGGCGCGAGCCGTTCGGCGACCCCGTGGGCCCGTTCAAGCCGCGCGGCGAGCCGACCGGCATCGTTCTGCGCCACGGCTACATCGTGGCGGAGTGGGGCGATCCGCGGCGCGTGGACATGACGTTCAGCGTCACCAAGAGCTTTCTCTCCACCGTCGTCGGCTTGGCATACGACCGGCGGATGATCCGCTCGCTCGACGACCCCGTCGCCGCGTACATGGCGCCCGTCATCCCGTACGATCCCGCGGGTGCGGCGGCGCGGCCGGTTACCGGGCGGCTGGCGGGGGGCGACGTGCTGGAGCCGTTCGAGACGCCGCACAACCGGCGGTTGACGTGGGACCACATGCTGCGCCAGGTGAGCGACTGGGAGGGGACGCTCTGGGGGAAGCCGGAGTGGGCCGACCGGCCGAGCGGCGAGCCGTCCACCTGGGCCACGCGGGCGCGCAGGGAGCCGGGGACGGCGTACGAGTACAACGACGTGCGGGTGAACGCGCTGGCGCTGGCGGCGCTCCAGGTCTGGCGCCGCCCGCTGCCGCAGGTGCTGCGGGAGATGGTGATGGAGCCCATCGGCGCCAGCAGCACCTGGCGGTGGACGGGCTACGACAACAGCTGGGTGGTGATGGATGGCGAGGCGGTGCAGTCGGTGAGCGGCGGCGGGCACTGGGGCGGGGGAATGTTCATCAGCGCGCGCGACATGGCCAGGTTCGGCCTGCTGACGCTGCGCCGCGGCCGCTGGGGCGACCGCCAGATCCTGTCGGACGAGTGGGTGCGCCGCGCGCTGACGCCCACGCAGGCGCAGCCGACGTACGGCGTGATGAACTGGTTCCTGAACACCGACCGGAAGCTGCTGGCCAGCGCGCCCGCCTCCGCGTTCGTGCACCTGGGCAACGGCACCAACGCCATCTACGTGGACCCCGAGCACGACCTGGTGGTCGTCGTGCGCTGGATCGAGAACGACCAGCTCGACGGCTTCGTGCAGCGCGTGCTGGCGTCCATCACCGACCCGCGGTGA
- a CDS encoding CARDB domain-containing protein, whose product MKYRLAFLAFCAAMSIAAAAAPPPRPDLIVGAVVASNGIVTIRVHNQGNAPAAACKVNLSLGTPIGTAHSYDQPAIPAGQWRSVTIHVNKPLAGVHYTVRDDVTHIVTESNETNNARAGNF is encoded by the coding sequence CTCGCTTTCCTCGCCTTCTGCGCCGCCATGTCCATCGCCGCGGCCGCCGCTCCGCCGCCCCGGCCGGACCTGATCGTGGGGGCGGTGGTCGCCTCCAACGGCATCGTCACCATCCGCGTGCACAACCAGGGGAACGCGCCGGCCGCGGCCTGCAAGGTCAACCTCTCGCTCGGCACGCCGATCGGCACGGCCCACAGCTACGACCAGCCCGCCATCCCGGCCGGCCAGTGGAGGTCCGTGACCATCCACGTGAACAAGCCGCTGGCGGGCGTGCACTACACCGTCCGCGACGACGTCACGCACATCGTCACCGAGTCCAACGAGACCAACAACGCGCGCGCCGGCAACTTCTGA
- a CDS encoding ArsO family NAD(P)H-dependent flavin-containing monooxygenase, producing the protein MAVRDFDVVVIGGGQAGLAMGYYLRRSPLRWTILDAQDEPGGAWRHTWRSLRLFSPARFSSLPGWMFPGGDAYPSRDDAIEYLAQYEQRYALPILRPVRVDTVRREGGGFRIDADVGAFTARAVVSATGTWAAPHIPIYPGREAFEGMQIHSADYESPAPFAGKRVLVVGGGNSGAQILAEVSQVADATWVALHPPSFLPDEVDGRYLFDHATALYRAKQEGREPPPQADLGDIVMVPPVVEARGRGVLVAVPPFTRFTATGVVWPDGAEERIDAVVWCTGFRSALGHLRPLGVIEPGGRVRTDGARSVAEPMLWLVGYGNWTGFASATMIGVGRSARETARQIEAALGGVNP; encoded by the coding sequence TTGGCGGTTCGGGACTTCGACGTGGTGGTGATCGGGGGAGGGCAGGCGGGGCTGGCGATGGGATACTACCTGCGCCGGTCGCCGCTGCGCTGGACGATCCTGGACGCGCAGGACGAGCCGGGCGGCGCGTGGCGGCACACGTGGCGCTCGCTGCGGCTGTTCTCGCCGGCGCGCTTCAGCTCGCTCCCCGGCTGGATGTTTCCCGGCGGCGACGCGTACCCGTCGCGCGACGACGCCATCGAATACCTGGCGCAGTACGAGCAGCGGTACGCGCTCCCCATCCTGCGCCCGGTGCGGGTGGACACCGTGCGGCGGGAGGGCGGGGGATTTCGCATCGACGCGGACGTGGGCGCCTTCACCGCGCGGGCGGTGGTGAGCGCGACGGGGACGTGGGCGGCGCCACACATCCCCATCTACCCCGGCCGCGAGGCGTTCGAGGGGATGCAGATCCATTCCGCGGACTACGAATCTCCCGCTCCGTTCGCGGGGAAGCGCGTGCTGGTGGTAGGCGGCGGCAACTCGGGGGCGCAGATCCTGGCGGAGGTTTCGCAGGTGGCGGACGCGACCTGGGTGGCGCTGCATCCCCCGTCGTTCCTGCCCGACGAGGTCGACGGGCGCTACCTGTTCGACCATGCGACCGCGCTGTACCGGGCGAAGCAGGAGGGACGCGAGCCGCCTCCGCAGGCCGACCTGGGCGACATCGTGATGGTGCCGCCCGTTGTCGAGGCGCGAGGGCGCGGCGTGCTGGTGGCGGTGCCGCCGTTCACCCGCTTCACGGCGACGGGGGTGGTGTGGCCGGACGGCGCGGAGGAGCGCATCGACGCGGTGGTGTGGTGCACCGGCTTCCGCTCCGCGCTCGGGCACCTGCGCCCGCTGGGCGTGATCGAACCCGGCGGCCGCGTGCGCACCGACGGCGCGCGCTCCGTCGCCGAGCCCATGCTGTGGCTGGTGGGCTACGGCAACTGGACCGGCTTCGCCAGCGCGACGATGATCGGCGTGGGCCGCAGCGCGCGAGAGACGGCGCGGCAGATCGAGGCCGCGCTCGGCGGCGTGAATCCCTGA
- a CDS encoding redoxin domain-containing protein yields the protein MDPSSPTRLAPGGRLPELAMTSAAGGPVRLNPPGRQNPVIVSLHPRCGECRAWLRRLADTIVELREWDAHVVAVAATQEDAVSLAADLPFPVAADAEGGFAARTGVAGAGVVIADQWGEVHHVAGGGDGHDLPGPAEIVDWVRFLAIQCPECQGEAL from the coding sequence ATGGATCCTTCTTCACCGACGAGGCTCGCGCCTGGCGGCCGGCTTCCGGAGCTGGCGATGACGTCGGCGGCGGGCGGGCCGGTGCGGCTCAATCCCCCGGGCCGGCAGAATCCCGTCATCGTCTCCCTCCACCCCCGTTGCGGCGAGTGCCGCGCCTGGCTCCGCCGCCTCGCGGATACGATCGTGGAGCTGCGCGAGTGGGACGCGCACGTGGTGGCCGTCGCGGCGACGCAGGAAGACGCGGTCTCGCTCGCCGCCGATCTCCCGTTCCCGGTCGCCGCCGACGCGGAGGGCGGGTTCGCGGCGCGCACGGGCGTCGCGGGCGCGGGCGTCGTGATCGCCGACCAGTGGGGCGAGGTCCACCACGTCGCCGGGGGCGGAGACGGACACGACCTCCCCGGCCCGGCGGAGATCGTGGATTGGGTGCGGTTCCTCGCCATCCAGTGCCCCGAATGCCAGGGCGAGGCGCTGTAG
- a CDS encoding CARDB domain-containing protein — protein sequence MKSRLAFLAALPLLAAAAPNRPPLPDLVPMALVGSGQQVTIRIGNRGTAPAPAGFVSVVVGAPINIVHNYAEPALAPGEIKSVIIPVGKPLAGVTITVRVDGTGAIPESNEQNNIKQATGN from the coding sequence ATGAAGTCCCGCCTCGCGTTCCTCGCCGCGCTCCCGCTCCTCGCCGCCGCCGCGCCCAACCGCCCGCCGCTTCCGGACCTGGTGCCGATGGCGCTGGTCGGCTCGGGACAGCAGGTCACCATCCGCATCGGCAATCGCGGGACGGCGCCCGCGCCCGCCGGCTTCGTCAGCGTCGTCGTCGGCGCGCCGATCAACATCGTGCACAACTACGCCGAGCCCGCGCTCGCCCCGGGCGAGATCAAGTCGGTGATCATTCCCGTGGGCAAGCCGCTGGCCGGGGTGACCATCACCGTGCGGGTGGACGGCACCGGCGCCATCCCCGAGTCCAACGAGCAGAACAACATCAAGCAGGCGACCGGAAACTGA